From the Helicoverpa zea isolate HzStark_Cry1AcR chromosome 28, ilHelZeax1.1, whole genome shotgun sequence genome, one window contains:
- the LOC124643722 gene encoding U6 snRNA-associated Sm-like protein LSm2 has protein sequence MLFYSFFKSLVGKDVVVELKNDLSICGTLHSVDQYLNIKLSDISVIDPEKYPHMLSVKNCFIRGSVVRYVQLPADEVDTQLLQDAARKEATVSTR, from the coding sequence atgttgttCTATTCTTTCTTTAAATCACTCGTCGGCAAAGATGTGGTAGTGGAATTGAAGAACGACCTTAGTATATGTGGCACGTTACATTCAGTTGACCAATACTTGAATATAAAGTTGTCTGATATAAGCGTCATTGATCCGGAGAAATATCCTCACATGTTATCagtaaaaaactgttttatccGAGGTTCTGTGGTTCGTTACGTGCAGCTGCCCGCCGACGAAGTTGATACCCAGTTGTTACAAGATGCTGCGCGAAAGGAGGCCACAGTTTCGACAAGATAA